One Sanguibacter keddieii DSM 10542 genomic window carries:
- the flgN gene encoding flagellar export chaperone FlgN has product MSLQALSSVLWRERQLLELLLFKLEEEQLLLTSGKTRWLGHATREVENVLEQIREVELGRSVESDAVARLHGLEPGRSLHELSEAVPAPWDDLLRTHRQAFLDITHQIESLAQGNRELLSASHRATQEALANLTQDSHTYDATGSTAHGESTARMLDQEF; this is encoded by the coding sequence ATGAGTCTGCAAGCGCTGAGCAGCGTCCTGTGGCGCGAGCGCCAGCTCCTCGAGCTGCTCCTGTTCAAGCTCGAGGAGGAGCAGCTGCTCCTCACCAGCGGGAAGACCCGCTGGCTCGGCCACGCCACCCGCGAGGTCGAGAACGTCCTCGAGCAGATCCGCGAGGTCGAGCTCGGCCGGTCGGTCGAGTCCGACGCGGTCGCCCGCCTCCACGGCCTCGAGCCCGGCCGCAGCCTGCACGAGCTCTCCGAGGCCGTGCCGGCTCCCTGGGACGACCTGCTGCGCACGCACCGCCAGGCGTTCCTCGACATCACCCACCAGATCGAGTCCCTGGCCCAGGGGAACCGCGAGCTCCTCTCCGCGTCGCACCGCGCGACGCAGGAGGCCCTCGCCAACCTCACGCAGGACTCCCACACCTACGACGCGACCGGGTCGACGGCGCACGGCGAGAGCACCGCCCGCATGCTCGACCAGGAATTCTGA
- the flgK gene encoding flagellar hook-associated protein FlgK — MSTFSGLSTALSSLITQRQALEVAGQNLANINTPGYTRQRVDMQSVSAGQGATMFSQGNQVGNGVQAVGVARLGDIFMDARVRTTSSSAAYLAARTDAFKRLESTIAEPGANGISADLDKLWASWSDVVNSPTSDAVGAVLLENSAAVQRSISTGYTAVVTQWDQTRSKAESLVSDVNSAAASVALLNEQIQQITVSGGNANELIDQRNVLTTALSSLAGATVRLQPNGTADVNIGGNPIVSGSSAQKLKLVGSREMVGATGNEVRVEWDRTPAGTPAPLEGGQLAGVLSVLAPASGGAGGMLAEAAESYNVLATKLATSVNTLHSAGADRAGTTGVDFYSLPTDGTPAALGLRVAITSPSQIAVRNPANGANDTSVADAIGQLGASKDGPDTVWSTFVVSTGVKAKAALQSATVAEAARQTAEGLQLAQTSVDQDEESINMLSFQRAYQGAARVMTAVDEMLDQLINRTGVVGR; from the coding sequence ATGAGCACCTTCTCCGGACTGTCCACAGCGCTGTCGTCGCTCATCACCCAGCGCCAGGCGCTCGAGGTCGCTGGCCAGAACCTCGCGAACATCAACACCCCCGGCTACACCCGCCAGCGGGTCGACATGCAGTCGGTCAGCGCCGGCCAGGGCGCGACGATGTTCTCGCAGGGCAACCAGGTCGGCAACGGCGTCCAGGCCGTCGGCGTCGCGCGCCTCGGCGACATCTTCATGGACGCCCGCGTGCGCACCACGTCGTCCTCGGCCGCCTACCTCGCCGCACGCACCGACGCCTTCAAGCGCCTCGAGTCGACGATCGCCGAGCCCGGCGCCAACGGCATCTCGGCCGACCTCGACAAGCTCTGGGCCAGCTGGAGCGACGTGGTGAACTCCCCCACGAGCGACGCGGTCGGCGCGGTCCTCCTCGAGAACTCCGCAGCGGTCCAGCGCTCGATCTCGACCGGCTACACGGCCGTCGTGACCCAGTGGGACCAGACCCGCAGCAAGGCCGAGTCGCTCGTCTCCGACGTGAACTCCGCAGCCGCCTCGGTCGCGCTCCTCAACGAGCAGATCCAGCAGATCACCGTCTCGGGCGGCAACGCCAACGAGCTCATCGACCAGCGCAACGTCCTCACCACCGCGCTCTCCTCCCTCGCCGGCGCCACGGTCCGCCTGCAGCCGAACGGCACGGCCGACGTCAACATCGGCGGCAACCCGATCGTCAGCGGCAGCAGCGCGCAGAAGCTCAAGCTCGTGGGCAGCCGCGAGATGGTCGGCGCCACCGGGAACGAGGTCCGCGTCGAGTGGGACCGCACGCCCGCCGGCACCCCGGCCCCCCTCGAGGGCGGCCAGCTCGCCGGCGTGCTGAGCGTCCTCGCCCCGGCCAGCGGCGGAGCCGGCGGCATGCTCGCCGAGGCGGCCGAGTCGTACAACGTGCTCGCCACGAAGCTCGCGACCTCGGTCAACACCCTGCACTCGGCCGGCGCCGACCGCGCCGGCACCACGGGCGTCGACTTCTACTCGCTCCCCACCGACGGCACCCCGGCGGCGCTGGGCCTGCGCGTGGCGATCACCTCCCCGAGCCAGATCGCCGTGCGCAACCCCGCCAACGGCGCCAACGACACCTCGGTGGCCGACGCGATCGGCCAGCTCGGGGCGTCCAAGGACGGCCCCGACACCGTGTGGTCGACCTTCGTGGTCTCGACCGGCGTCAAGGCCAAGGCCGCGCTGCAGAGCGCGACGGTCGCCGAGGCCGCACGCCAGACGGCCGAGGGCCTCCAGCTCGCGCAGACGAGCGTGGACCAGGACGAGGAGAGCATCAACATGCTCTCGTTCCAGCGCGCCTACCAGGGTGCCGCACGTGTCATGACAGCGGTCGACGAGATGCTCGACCAGCTCATCAACCGGACAGGAGTCGTCGGACGATGA
- the flgL gene encoding flagellar hook-associated protein FlgL, with protein sequence MITRVTHQSTQRAALTNLQATQSRLAQLQERASSGKMVTKASDDPAKAADAMALRKEQQASAQYSRNIQDGVSWLTSIDTAINTSVAYLNRVRDLTVRGANTGAINAEAREALAVEIEGLRESLAAQANTTYLGRSVFAGTSDGPAYTRDTVTGEYTYNSSAGTVERRTGAGTTVRVDADGAAVFGTSNDPDSPDASVYALLTDIAATLRAGGDVQSDITRIDARRDKMLSEVTGVGARTNQLESAKEILGHKAMSLKGDLSAVEDIDLPATLIELQMQEVAYQAALGATARVLQPSLLDYLK encoded by the coding sequence ATGATCACCCGAGTCACGCACCAGTCGACGCAGCGCGCCGCGCTCACCAACCTGCAGGCGACGCAGAGCCGCCTCGCGCAGCTCCAGGAGCGTGCGTCGAGCGGCAAGATGGTCACCAAGGCCTCGGACGACCCCGCGAAGGCCGCCGACGCCATGGCGCTGCGCAAGGAGCAGCAGGCCTCGGCCCAGTACTCGCGCAACATCCAGGACGGCGTCAGCTGGCTCACGTCGATCGACACCGCGATCAACACCTCGGTCGCCTACCTCAACCGGGTCCGCGACCTCACGGTCCGCGGTGCCAACACCGGTGCGATCAACGCCGAGGCTCGCGAGGCCCTCGCCGTCGAGATCGAGGGGCTGCGCGAGTCGCTCGCCGCGCAAGCCAACACCACGTACCTCGGACGGTCGGTCTTCGCCGGGACCAGCGACGGACCGGCCTACACTCGAGACACTGTCACCGGCGAGTACACCTACAACAGCTCTGCGGGGACCGTCGAGCGCCGGACCGGTGCTGGCACGACGGTCCGTGTGGACGCGGACGGAGCAGCCGTGTTCGGCACCAGCAACGACCCCGACTCGCCCGACGCGTCGGTGTACGCACTCCTCACCGACATCGCGGCCACGCTCCGCGCGGGCGGCGACGTCCAGTCCGACATCACCCGGATCGACGCACGCAGGGACAAGATGCTCAGCGAGGTCACCGGGGTCGGCGCACGCACCAACCAGCTGGAGAGCGCCAAGGAGATCCTCGGGCACAAGGCGATGTCGCTCAAGGGCGACCTCTCGGCGGTCGAGGACATCGACCTGCCGGCCACGCTCATCGAGCTGCAGATGCAGGAGGTCGCCTACCAGGCGGCCCTCGGTGCCACTGCGCGCGTGCTCCAGCCGAGCCTCCTGGACTACCTCAAGTGA
- a CDS encoding flagellar assembly protein FliW, with product MITSLHFLEALPGLSSATDFDLTSLDDAGLLYSLRGAQDSTRLFAIQPGPYFSEYEPTFGSEVLSALALEGADDDRRAVLVIVTPSQPDTPATANLLAPLVLNTETGDALQVILEGAPWPLRAPLVAA from the coding sequence GTGATCACCAGCCTGCACTTCCTCGAAGCGCTCCCGGGCCTGTCGTCCGCCACCGACTTCGACCTCACGTCCCTCGACGACGCCGGGCTGCTGTACAGCCTGCGCGGCGCGCAGGACTCGACGCGGCTGTTCGCGATCCAGCCCGGCCCGTACTTCAGCGAGTACGAGCCGACCTTCGGCTCCGAGGTGCTCTCGGCCCTCGCGCTCGAGGGTGCCGACGACGACCGGCGCGCGGTGCTGGTCATCGTCACGCCGAGCCAGCCCGACACCCCGGCGACGGCCAACCTGCTGGCCCCGCTCGTGCTCAACACCGAGACCGGCGACGCCCTCCAGGTCATCCTCGAGGGTGCCCCGTGGCCCCTGCGGGCCCCGCTCGTCGCTGCCTGA